TTCCCATGCATGTCGTGGTGCAGTCCCTTTATGAGCAGTGCAGAATAACAGCATAAGCCTCACTCCCCATCTCAGAAAATTCTGCTTCCATGTGAGTATTTTTGTGGCTTATAAATTCATGTGCATATCTCTTGCAGACAATAGGGCTCAAAAGGCAAGATGATTTATGAGAACTCAATTTTCAAACAGCTATGCTTTGGTGCAATATTTCaacaaatgtaaaaaattttagaaaaacaaatcatTCATTATTCATGTATgcaagtaaagaaaaaaaaaaggcctctGTTTGCTAAGTCTGACAGTCACTGCAGAGGAGAGGAGTGTGCAGTCCCGTGCTGCTTTCCTTGTCAGCACAGGGAAATGGGGACCCAGTGACTGCACGCCACACATGCAATTAGCAAAGGTCTCCTCATCAAGCAGAAATGTGCACAGCATGCTTGGAAGGTTGGACAGTTTGGTCTTTAAGTAAATTAAGTttctgcaaatgcagaaacACAAGTAGTGAAAAACAGCAGCCAGCCCCAAATTCTCCATTGTCTCCTGAGAAGACTGAATGTTATACAAAAGAAATACAAGGAGAATTAAGTGGCCCACCTCTGGCAGTTCCTGTGTCTTGCATAACCTCTGCTATTGGGGTTTCAGCCCTATGACACCCCAAGACTGGACTTCTGCAAACATTATACAAGCAAGGGAAGGTTTATAGAAAGAGATAATGCCTTTTATTAAACCACGGCTGGCAAAATGAGACAGAGTTTCAAGTACATAAAATATCTTTCTTCAGTGGAAATGGAATTCTATTCatcaaacaaagcaaaaaattcAAGGTCAAATACAGCTTGCAGTCAATTGCTCAGAGCTGAATCAGATGCATGTCACATAATTTTGGAAGTGGAGGTCATTGTTTCCTGCAGAATAGAATGGATGTTAATAGGAAGCTAGAGGGAGATGGTAAACCCCTTGGAATATCCTTGGGGCAAATGAAAAATAGGCAGGTTATAACCTGTGGAACACAAAAGGAGTAgtgaaggaggagagggaagggaagatcTGTGCAGGAACAGCAATTCTGAGTCTGTGGGCTTTGATACCCAGTGCACCCACAGACCTTGCTGTGCCCAcagggcagcccagcagagccagggctttTCCTGTTTCAGGCAGGTGCCTCCCTGCACTAGGACACCAGCAGTCACTGAACACAGCCAGGTACAGTCACTGAACAAAGCCAGTACAGTCATGAGACAGTGGGGCACACCTACTGAGATGGCTCTTGGAAGGGCTGAGGATTTGCTCAAGAAGCATGTTGCTACAAGCAGGGTGTTTGCACAATCTTTGCTTTAAGGAGAGTCTGTGTGGTCCTGCACGGCCTGTGGTGATGTGGGCTGCATGACAGCAGAAGTCTGAATAAAGGCAGCACAAGCAGATTTGTGCTAATCTCTTTTAGAGTTTTTAGAAACATTGGTGTAAGTCAGTATCTACATTGAGtcttccctgatttttttctctcttcctcccaCAGTCTTCCAGAACTCTATGTTTCCCCACCATATGGGAGTTCCCAACTGTGAAACAAGCCCAGAGCCACCCTGGTGCCCCATCCACATTCCCATGGAGGCCtgtggtgacactggggacgCGGCAGAGCACGAGGCCACGAGTGCCAGCCCCGGGCTgcagctggtggcactggggcagagcagcctccactcagcaccagccagggcaggagaagggcagcagcaccacagacATCAGGGAGGCTCTGCTGTGGCCAcctgaggggcaggaggagaggccTGGCCAAGGTGGACGCGGTGACGCTGCAATAGAGCATACGAGGAGTGTGCTTTGTGGTAGTATTTATTTAGGAACCGTGAGTAACTACAGCCGTAGCGGTCTCATCTTTGCAATTCTGATGGTTTAACAAACAGGGAGAACATTAGCATATTTTTATTAAGGTATAAAATACACCCCGTTGcctaaaacattaaaaaaaaaaaagtgaggaaagCTCTGTATGCTCTAAATCAGATTCAAAACCTTTCTGTATAAGGAGTTGTGGCAATACTGTGTTTAGTATAACAAGAGGTTTTTATCAATTGAAAAGAAAGACATGCTGGCAATCTGAACTTAGCAACAAAGAGTAAAGCAGTTACAAACCGTTGTGTCACCCACATTAGTTGAGCTTTGAATGCAGAAGAGCAAATCATATGAAACATACACAACTAGGTAATATCAAACAACCTAAGGTTGGTAATGTACACACCTGTATTAAAGTACACTGACTACTTAATGGTGAGGATTTAAggtaatgtcttttttttttttgaagaggTAACCTTTGAAATGCAAATGGTTGCACTTTGCACAcaaaaagtggaaaagaaaaagaatcacTTTTGGAATGATACATAGGTATAAGACACACTGGTTTTGGATTATGCATAATCACCTTGCAGCCTCTGATATTACCtctgaacaacaaaaaaaaaaaaattaaaaagtgccAATACTgtgaaaggaaagcaaagttaCTAAGTCTGAGTGCGTTAAccatttctgagaaaaaaatggggtttggattttttttgttttttctgcgTTTTTAAAAAACGCAACAGCCTTACTGGTGCAGGTTCAAGACAAAAACAAGACAGTCAAGCTCATAAGGTAGAAATAGGTCCTATATAGGTTAAGATTCTTTGGAAATTGCTAAGAATAGAGGAGTTTGTAATCCAGGCTACTATCTTTTTGGCTACTCAAAAAATCTGTGGGAGTTTCCAGCTTATCATCAGTTGAAATCTGTTTTGCAATTGCCAAATAAATGCAAGTAAAACTTTAACTAACCTGGAATTCCATTCACAGACATGCACAGAGAAATCACCGATTGTGCAATAACCTGTTTTTTCACAGCAGCATATATATGAATCGTAAGTCTTTATCAGACTGaccagaaacacagaaaatattctcAGTCTTTGTGTTTTCAGTCTGTTTCTTAAGTAGGCAGCTGCAACTGCACTGAAGTGACAGGCTCCATAAGGGAAAGATGACAAAGTGGGATCAGCTGGCTAAAAGCAAGATCAGGAGTATCTCAGGAAGCCACCTGGATGTTTAATGCTTGCCAGAAATACAAGGGCACTAACAGCTCACTGTCAGAGGCAGTGAAAATGTTTGAAGTTTGGTCTGTGAGACTCTGCTTAAAGGAAACAAGAAATGAACCATGCCAACATACAAATTGCAATGCTGGCTGTGTCAAACCTTCCCTTAGAGAAGATGCAGCTCAGCCTATTCCTCAGCACTGGAGAGATTCACTGCATGTCTGGCCAACAATTCCTTTAAAGTAGATCTTGAGGAGCCAACTTAGCTGCGGTTTTGGCTGAGAAAAGTGATGGCAAAGAGCAATGAGCTCAGTAAATAGACTATTTTTCTTTAAGATGTTCAGAATATAACTTAGTTTCCATACATGTGATTTTAAAAGTAGCTTGGGCAACTTAGTTGATGGCTTGCTTAAAGTCAATCCAATCATGCTAGCAACTTAAAAAGCCTGCTGGTTGGAAATAATGCCCATACATAAAGCTAACAGGTATCAACTGATCATGCTGAAAAAACAACCCCCCAAAGACCTACGTTTCACACAAGGTGCTTTTGATAACTTGGTTTTCTGAGCCTTATAAGGAGAgtctttaaatatattttattttagccTTGTTTcattcttcctcctcttcaccttcttctccttctccctctccttctgcCATTGTTTCCACAAGGAGCTCTGCGGTGCACGTGGCTTCCCCAAGGCTGTTAACAGCTTTGCAGGTGTATTTGGCATCATCGTCCCCACACACTTCAGAAATAGTCAAAGAACAGTTCCCTTCCTCGTCGTAATCTATCTGGAAGTGACGGGACTCCTTGACAGGCTGATCGTCCTTGAACCACATCACCTCAGGGTCGGGATAGCCTGCgagagcagagagagaacaGCACTGCAATGAACGAGCATTAACTCAGCACTAATTACCTCGCGCTCTAATTCCCGTGTGGGGACGTGCCTATGTGTTGATAGACAAATATTTCATTGACTTCTATGGAAAATAAATGTAGATGATGTGAGGCTTTTTTACTTCACATTTACCTGAAACTGTTTTTTACAAATAGCAAAAACTTCTCGTGAGCACTGCAGTACTCGCTGGATTCCTCCttccagtccctgagcagtgCTTGCAGACAGTGTTTTGTGTGCTGTAGCCATCAGCCAGCAGGGAACTCCTGACAGTGCATCTGAGGCTCACGTTACACTGCAGCTTCTCCGGAGACAACAGCTCCCAGCACCGAGATTTATAATTTCAAGGGTAAACTGGTTTGGGTTTACAATTTAATACCTTTCTCATGTTGCTTTGCTATGCTTATTCTGAATCTTCCTCTTCTTAATCTGCTCCTTAAAATCCAGCCTGTCTTGAACATTGCACTCCCTTTCTCTGTATTTGTTAGGGTAAGTGAGGAAGTCtaagaaaagcattttgatTGTGCATCTCAAGAGGAGTTTCAGAGCCCTTTGTGAAGCAAATGGCTCTGCTAAGCCTCGGAGCAGGCTGTACAACGCCTGCTGCAGAACAATCCCTTATACAGTACTCTTGGCTGCTGTAACAAATTGAAGGTTTGTGATCTCAGCCAAGTTCTGGACTGGGAGGGGAGGATAAGTCCCAGGGGAGAATAACTCCCCACTGAGCAGAAATAAAGTGCAGGAATCCCTAAAGCAGAGTGAACATTGCAGCAATACACTGCAAAGTTTGGAACATCAGCCGTGGTACATCCATCTGTTTTATTCCACGTAGTACTTGTGCACGTACCCCCCACAGTGAGCACCCATCAGCAATAATAATCCATCCTCACATCTCCACTGTGAGATAGGAAACCCAGGCAGGGAAAGATTGAGAGCAGAGGAGCAAGCAGAAAGTCGATGAGGCAGTTTCTGATTTCCTCATTTTAAGATTATAAATTTACTTGCACGCATGCAGGATGGTACTGACCCCACCCATTTTGTTTTCACAGCTCTTCTTTCTGAATTTCTAGTTTCTGTTCACAGCTGAGACACACAAGGTTCAATCTCATTGCAGAAGTGCCAGTGCTCTTGGGCTTCAGACTCTTGGGCTGATCATGCTCACACTCCTTATGTGTCTTCTCATTATACTTTGCATATTCCAGTCTGAGGTTTCTTTCCTGAACTCATAAGTTAGAAACCCCCAAGCAACAGAACAGTATTTTCTAGATGTGATTTATGTGACCAGCACAAGAATACTATCTTTACTTCTTATGCATATGCAGTTAGGGACTTTTTTGCCTTTAATGAAATGTATGTATGGCTTAAAGTTATCTTGAGGTGACCTGATCTGGTCTGTCCTTTCAGACAACTGACCTCCTACTAATTCTTGGTGTCTGGCTGGCACTCTCTAAGAGTATACTATTGGAATTTATGCTTCTACTTTGCATCTTGCTCTTACTGTTCCCTCAAAAATCAAATTATAGTTCTCACTTGCTATTCTTAATTAGTGATTCACACGTGGACTCCTGGAGACTTCTGTTCTAAGGCAAGTACAGAACAAGCtccaaataatttctgttattGCAACACATTTGTGCGGATACTGGTAAAGTGAAATGGCACCAACTCAACAATAATACAGAagtaaaaattgaaaaagtaaaacaatTACCCAGTGCAGAAAGTTGacaaggaagaagagaaagaaatagacATGCTTATTCAAATACCTTCAATTTTGCAGTCAAATCTAGCAGCACTTCCTTCCACAACTTCCAAgtcaaggatttttttagtaAAATATGGCTTTACATGGGGCCTGTCTTCAGCTTCTTCGAGGAAAGCATCTGGAGGAGAGCAAAGAGGTAGTGAACAATATTACAGGGCATATTCTCAAAAGAtgtattttagtttttaattacCAGATGGTAATGAAAGCACCTTTTATTTCACTTAATTCTGTCAGACTAACGGGACAGCAAGGACGTTGGCTGCTTAGCTTTGTGCCAATCTTTtgcagctggaaaaggattcAGGccataaatagaaaaaaaaaggatgtcCAAGGCCAATGCTGCAAATCCTCAGTATTTTTCCCTTGAATTTGTTTCTAACCAAAGCTGGACTTTTGCTAGGCAGAGGGATAAACGAGCCCCACTTGTATCAGGCCCACGGTCTATGTGGATTTGTCAAAATTGCTTGATTTTTATCAGTGTCAAACATTTGCACTGCTGAACTGTAACATCTGACTGTTACACACCACTAATTCACATTTCATCTGGGGACCTATGGGAGTAAAATAGACATTTCCTTAAATGCCCTGTCTGAGGAGCATGGTTAGGGCAGGGTGTGTGCCATGGTTACAGCAAGTGTTAATACTTCATTGCTTGCTTGCATGAGAAGGCAATACATCACTGTCATCTTTGTATAAACATGCATTCCCAAACCCAGAGAAAGTGCAGCTGACAAACCTGCCTTAATTCTTtggctttaaaaagaaaagggtttACTGCCTGGGCTTATACTGTGACATTTAGACTAGCAGGACAATATAAGGACAGTGAATTTTTGacagatttctttaaaaaataggaagataaaaaaagagagagagagagagcacagTAATATCCAATTCAATTGGTCTCTAGCAATTTGCTAAAGGTTTTAGTAGGATTGATTCAGAGACAGGTGAAAATAtgggacagaaaaaaatccttacctTCATTGTCTGCTTTGTCAGCATTTATAGGGCTTGTAGGTGAGCTCCCAGAGGCCTTCCTCCCACTCATACCAGAAATCATTGCCATGGATGACAGTCTTCCTATTGCTCTGACAGCATGGCCTGTTTTCTAAGACATAACAGAAAAGGCTTCTGATCAATCCAGTCCAACAGGCATGTGATTTTCTGCAACAATTGTGCTTCGGACAAATTATCTGGGATCTCTGCAAACCTCACTGGAATTGGTGGACAAACTGCTTATATATAGCTCAGTTGTTCTAGGAGAGACAGAGCAGGCTGGACTGAATTACCAAATTTAGTTGCAGATATAAACTTCCCCTGATGAACTCATACCTAAATGAATGTCTCTGTTAGCTGAGGATAAAAAGCACTGTGCGAGAGGAGGGCCAGCAGAGAAGCCCTGTCCTGTGTAACTGGGACTGAACTCTGGTGGGGAACGCCTCCCTCCActgcctgctgggctgggctgggctgggctgaatTTCATCCAGCATGGATAACGAGCTGATAGAAAATGAATGAGAAAGCACCATCTGCATGATGGGAGCAGACTTCTGACAGGACCCAGGATCAACCACCAGGCTACTAAAATATGCTCAAACTATGAGGGCAGTAGTTTGagcatattttatttaatatagaCACTTGTATTGCATGAGCTTCGAGAAAGGAGTAGAATGTAAGAGGGAGTATAAGGTAGACCTACACAAGTTAGTATTTCATAGGCTACTCAAAAGGCCCCAGGATTTCACACAGCAATTCCTGTAGCTATCAGTGTGGCACAGATGGACCTGCTACTCAGTTCCAGcattaggaaaaaagaagatAGGGAGACTGAATATGTTACAGAAAACCAGTCTGATTGAATGCATGGGAAGCTAGGGAGGTTCCAACAAGACAGAACTCTAGCCTTAGTAGAATTAAACTGCCATAAATTAAGGTACCTTTAGGAAGGCCAGGCAGGCAAGTTTTACCTGTACTGTTCAGGTTTGTTAGGAATTACACAATCCTCCAGCTCTCAGTGGCatgggaagagagagagaaacccAGAAGAGTAGCAAAAACTATACTTGAGCTCCTGCCTTTCAGCAGCCTGAAATGGGATCATCCTGTGTAATCCATGTGCAGCTGTGcaccctcctcctgcccagctgcaggaaccAGACCTGCTGTCCTGCATTCCCACCCTGGCCACGCTGCagcttccacagcagcaggaacccCCTGTGTGATGTGTTCCCCAGAAtcataaacattaaaaataatgaggCTTGTTAGGATATCCAGCCCAATTCCATGTCCTCTTCATTACCTGCCATTTTCTTCTGGCCATATATTTCTTCATCCTATCTTTGGAAAGTTTCTTGGCTTCCATGTTTTTGGTGTCTTTTTGCAGCCAGGGATGCTGAAGACATTGAGTACAATTTAAGCGACTCCTGTTTTTGTATAAAAAGACCAGTCAGTGTTGTCAATAACGAGAGAGGAACCTACCTACggtaacatttttttttctcttttctggaAGCTGATTTTTGTGTTTCCTAAATTTAGCAACAAAGATCACATGGTTTTGCTTTCCCTGCCATTCTAACTTCTTAAACTCACTTTCACAATTTCTGTAGATCTTTTTGAGagaaaattttgtatttttaagtgTTAATAAAACAttataaaacaaagcaggaaaagccaTTTGTTTTAGGCAAGGAACACATACAGCAGAGCCACAATGGCAGTGATTCAGCTGCTTCATGCTGCCAGAACCCTGTCCCAGATCTCCTTTCCTTCATCTACAGAGatttccccatcccagcacttA
This genomic window from Ammospiza caudacuta isolate bAmmCau1 chromosome 8, bAmmCau1.pri, whole genome shotgun sequence contains:
- the MYLK gene encoding myosin light chain kinase, smooth muscle isoform X2 gives rise to the protein MAMISGMSGRKASGSSPTSPINADKADNEDAFLEEAEDRPHVKPYFTKKILDLEVVEGSAARFDCKIEGYPDPEVMWFKDDQPVKESRHFQIDYDEEGNCSLTISEVCGDDDAKYTCKAVNSLGEATCTAELLVETMAEGEGEGEEGEEEEE